The following DNA comes from Noviherbaspirillum sp. L7-7A.
CGCTTCGGACGACGAAGTCAAGGCTGCCGTGGACTATATGGCCGCAGCCGCAAAATAATTCGGCAGCCCTGCCTGCAAGGGCTGCAAAATAAAAAACCCCATCCTGTACAGGATGGGGTTTTTTATTGGGGGATGGGTGCCGGCATCGGCATGTTGGATTCCTGAGCTGAGGGCTTATTCGCTAAGGCGGTAGCCGAGTTTCTCCCGCCTGCCTGCAATAGTCCGCAGCAGCGCCAGGCCGCTCTCGAAATCGGGAACGACCGTTATCCGGCCGCCGCCCTGTCCATTGCGACTGCTGCCCCAACTGCGGGTAACGCTCCATTGACCGAACAGATCACGGTCCAGCACCGCACTGTAGAAACGTGTGCGCCAGATGAACAGCAACTTGACCGGCTGATGGCCCGCCATGCAGTGATCAGGCTATACCGCCGTGACGACGGCATACCCGGGCAATGTGCCGGGAGCCGTCACGGCAGCGGACCAATACCCGGCGCTTCCTGGCCTGCTCGGCTTCATACAGCTGGCGTTCGTTGTATTGCATTGCACGCGGATGCCTGGCTGGTGCATCGAGAGCGGCGGACTGTGCCTGGGCTTGGCCAATGGATGCGAACAGAAGGAATGCGGAGAGACCAATGAATTTTGTCATGATGAACCGTGGCAACAAGGCAGTCTGGAATGTCGGACAGGCGAGGTCCGATCGGGAACCTGGGCCTGCCAACCAACGTACAAGGTTTCAGCCCAGCAAGTGCTGTATGTTAATACAGCCCGGTATCCAGGGCATCAATTTGTCCACGCCAGATTTGCAATTTCGCCACACCGTCAATGCCAGTCATGATTACTCGACACCGGCTTCCTACCTGGGTGGCAAATCGAATACCAGGCATGTCGTCGTGGCATGCGCATACAGCTTGCCGGCAGCGTCCACCAGGCGGGCTTCCGCGGTTGCCACCTGGCCGCCGACATGGATGGTGCGGCCCTCGGCCCGTACCAGTTCCACTTTCTTGGTCAGTGCGCGCAGCATGTTGACCTTCAATTCCAGCGTGGTGTAACTCTTGCCGGCTGGCAGGGCAGTGTGGACGGCGCATCCGAGCGCCGAGTCCAGCAGGGTGGCGAACCAGCCGCCATGCACCGTACCCAGCGGATTGTAGTGGCGCTCCAGCGGCCGGCCCTGGAATACCGCCCGTCCGTAGTCCACCTCGATCAGGGCGAAGTCCAGGGTGTCGCTTATCGGCGGCGCCGGCAGTTCGCCGCGCAGCAATGACTGCATGATCTCCAGCCCGGTCTTGCCGGCAATCTGTTCGCGGCTGGCCACGCCGAGTTGCAGGTCGCCGCGGGTCCGGCCCGCACGCAATTGCTCTTCCTGGTGCCTCCAGGCGGCCAGTACGTCGTTTGCCTCCATGATTTCTCCTTGTAATGGTGTTGCTCAGGCGGCCACGGCGGGACGGGGCACCGGCGCTTCGCGGATCGGCAGATTGACCAGCGCGGCAGCCAGGGCCAGCGCGATGTCGGCGTACCACATCCAGTTGTAGTTGCCATAGGTGACGAAGGACAGGCCGCCCAGCCAGGCGCCGAAGAAGCCGCCGATCTGGTGCGACAGCAGGGTTAGGCCGAACAGGGTCGCCAGGTAACGCACGCCGAACAGCTTGCCGACCAGGCCGGCGGTGGGCGGCACCGTGGCCAGCCAGGTGAAGCCGAGCGCGGCGGCAAACAGGTAGAAAGTCCAGGCGGTCTTGGGCGCGGCGAGGTAGATCAGGATGATCACGGCGCGGCTGCCGTACATGGCCGCCAGCAGGTATTTCATCCGGAAGCGCGATGCCAGCATGCCGGCCGACAGGCTGCCTGCGATGTTGAACAGGCCGATCAGGGCCAGCGCCGCAGCCGAGACGCTGGCCGGCAGGCCGCACAGGCCGACCTCGCCGGGCAGATGGGTGACCAGGAAGGCGATGTGAAAGCCGCAGGTGAAAAAGCCGGCATGCAGGCAGAGGTAGCTGCGGTCGCGCAGGGCCAGCCGCAGCTGCGCCTTCAGCCCGCCGTCCGCGCCCGGGGCGCCGGCATCGCTCTTCGGACGCGGTGGCGTGCGCAGCGGACGGGCCAGCGGGATGGTGAGCAGGGAACTGGCGGCCATGGCCAGCATCGCGACGACCCAGCCGGCGCTGCCGATGATGGCCTGCACCGCCGGCGCAAAGACGAACTGGCCGAAGGAGCCGCCTGCATTGATGAAGCCGGAGGCGAATGCCCGCCGCTCGGCCGGCAGCCGTTGCGATGCGGCGCCGATCAGGATGGAAAAGCTGCCGGCGCCGGCGCCGGCGGCGCTCAGCAGGCCCATGGTCAGCAGGAGTCCGGCCTGGCTGTGCATGAAGGGCGTGGCCGCGGTGCCGGCCGCCAGCATCAGTGCGCCGATGACGATGACCCGCATCGAGCCATAACGGTCGGCCACGGCGCCGAATACGGGCTGGGCGACGCCCCACATCAGCTGGCCCACCGCCAGCGCCAGGCTGATGGAGGCAATGCCCAGGCCAGTGGCGGTGTTGAGCGGCGACAGGAACAGGCCCATGGTCTGGCGCGCGCCCATGGTCAGCATCAGGATGGCGGCGGCGGCCAGCATCAGCATCCAGGCGCTGCGCGAGGCGGTGGTGGAGGTGTCGTTGGAAGCAATGGCGCTCATGGCGGATTTTCCGGAATGAAGGGGGAGGGGATCAGGCAGTTGTCGTGGCAGCCGCGTCCGGCAGCACGACGGCAGCGCGCACGACGTCCAGGATTTCAGAGGACAGGTCGCTGCTGCCGAAGGCGCGGGCCAGCACGATGGCGCCCACCAGTTGCGCCATCAGCGCCAGCGCCCGCTTGCGGCGCGCGGACGTATCGGCGCCGGGCAGGAAGCCGGACAGCACGCCGACCAGGCTTTCGAGTTCCATGGCGAAGGCATGGCGTACCGGGTCGGCCTGGCGCGCCACTTCGGGGCCGAGCGCGGCAATGGCGCAGCCCGCGCCGGGAAGGTCGCGGTGCTGTTGCGAAAGGTAGGCATCGACGATGCGTTCGAGGCCGGCGGTGCCGCTTCTTTCCAGCGTGGCGCGCCAGCGGTTGGCCGTCTGCAGCAGCGCATGGGTGGCCGCTTCCGCCGCCAGCGCCTCCTTTGACGCGAAGTGGCCATAGAAGCCGCCGTGGGTCAGCCCGGCTTGCTGCATGATTTCGGCAACGCTGACGTTGTCAAAGCCGCGCTCGCGGAACAGGCGCGAGGCGATGTCGAGCAGACGTTCGCGGTTGGCTGCCATCTGTTGGCGTGACACCTTCATCTGACACCTCGTTTTTACATGACGATGATCATGATAATACCGAAGCGGGAATAACTGTCAGCTTTTTTTGCGCAAGGACATTGGCTGGCTCCCGCACTGGGCCATAGTGAGGGAACCAGCTTACGACGCTGGCGTCTACCAGTCCTTGGGAAACACCCGATCCGCCCATCGTATTCCCGCCGGCGAACCAACATGGACGGAAGCAGCCAGGTATGAACAGAACAGAAGAAACGGAAATACTTCGGGAGGCGCTTGCAGCCTCGATCGGCGACGTGGCGCGGCAACCCCTGGCCGAGCGCCTGCAATGGCTGACCGCCGTCCAGGCCAGCCTGACCGCGGCCGACGATGAAAGTCACGCACTGGATATCGCGCGCGATGCCGCCTGGCGGCTCGGCCAGGCGCATGGGATCACGGTTGCGCAGCGCGACCACGGCTCATGCCGCCTGCTGCCCACCGCGGGCGGCGATCTGCCTTGCCCGGCCCTGGACGGAATCTGCGCCGAGGCCGCGCAGCATGGCCGCTCCCTGATGATCAACAGCCCCGACAGCGACGCGCCCCATTTGCCGGATCCGCTGCGCAGCCTGCTGCTGGTGCCTGCCGGCCGCGCCGGCTCGCGCACGATAGGCGTGTGCTGGTACCGGCCCTGTCCGGTCGATGAAGACAACCGGGTGCTGCTGGAAATGCTGTGCCGGACCACGGCCGCGGCGCTGGACCAACTCGACATTGAAACCCGCAGCCGCATGAACGACCAGCGTTTCCGGGTGCTGGTGGAAGGGGTGGCGCAGGCGATCTGGGAAGCGGCGCCGGACGGCGCGGTGGCAATCGATTCGCCGACCTGGCGCGCCTGGACCGGCCAGAGCGTGGAGCAGATGCTGGGCCATGGCTGGATGGAGGCGATCCATCCGGAGGACAGGCGCGAGTTCGACGCCAGGTGGCAGGACATCCGCCAGAAGCGCTCGCCGGCCGACCTGGCATTCCGGCTGCGCCGCGCCGATGGCAGCTGGAGCTGGACCGACATGCGCACGGCGCCGCTGTTCAATGACGATGGTAGCGTCCAGAAATGGGCCTGCATGAACATGGACATCACCGACCGCAAATGCGCGGAGGAAGTCCTGCATCGCAGCGAAACCCGCTTCCGCGCGCTGGCCGAAGCATCGCCGGCGCTGATCTGGCAGCTCGACCCGGCCGGCAACGTTGTCTATCTCAATCCACGCTATACCGAACTGAGCGGCCGCCCGAAGAATACGCTGATGCATGCCGGCTGGCGCAGCCTGCTGCATCCCGAGGATGCGCCGGCCTATCTGACGGCGCTGTCGGACGCCCGCAGGCTGCGCCAGCGTTTCCAGTGCCGCACGCGGGTGCGCAGCCGTGACGGCACATGGTGCTGGCTGGAATCCTATGGCATGCCGTTCTTCACAGGCGATGGCGGCTATGCCGGCCATGTCTGCATGTCGATCGATATTTCTGACGCCGTGGCGGCCGAGAAGGCGCTGCGCGACGCCGACCGGCGCAAGGATGAATTCCTGGCGACGCTGGCGCATGAGCTGCGCAATCCGCTGGCGCCGCTGTGCAGCGCCATGCCCATGATGGGACGGTCCAACGGCGCCCGGCTGTCGGACCGGCTGCAGCAGATGATGTCGCGCCAGCTCGACTATATCGTCCGGCTGGTGGACGACCTGATGGACATTTCCCGTGTCACGCGCGGCCGCATCGCGCTGCGCCGCGCGCCGACGGCGCTGGCCGATGTGCTGCAGGGCGCGGTGGAAACCAGCATGCCGCTGGTGGAAAGCGCGCACCATCGCCTCAACCGCACGCCGATCGAGGCCGATATCATGCTGGACGCCGATGCGGTGCGCCTGACCCAGGTCTTCGCCAACCTGCTCAATAATGCCGCCCGCTATACCAGCCCGGGCGGCCAGATCTGGCTCCATGCCTATGAGGAGGAAAACATGGCCATCGTTTCGGTGCGCGACAACGGCATTGGCATTTCGCCGCAGATGCTGCCGCGGGTGTTCGACATTTTTTCGCAGGAAAGGGAGGCGGCCAGCCAGCGCCAGGGCGGCCTGGGCATTGGCCTGACGCTGGTGGCCAACCTGGTGCGCATGCATGGCGGCAGTGTCGAGGCGCGCAGCGCCGGCCTCGGGCTGGGCAGCGAATTCATCGTGCGCCTGCCGCTGATGCCCAAGATGGCGCAAGCCGAAGAGCAGGGCGCCTCGGGCGGCGGCGCCACCGAGGAGGGCGCTCAAAAGGTGCTGGTGGTGGACGACAACCGCGATGCCGCCGAAACCCTGTCGATGCTGCTGGAATTCATGGGCAGCAAGGCGGTCAGGGTGGCCCACGACGGCCCGTCGGCGCTGGCAACGATGGAAACCTTCCGGCCCGATGTGGTGCTGCTCGATATCGGCATGCCGGGCATGGACGGCAATGAAGTGGCGCGCCGCATCCGCGAGCAGCCGCGCTATGCCGGCACCCGGCTGGTGGCGCTGACCGGCTGGGGCCAGGAAGAGGACCGGAAACGCACCCACGAAAGCGGCTTCGACCATCATCTGACCAAGCCGGTGGATATCGCGGCGCTGCAGTCGCTGCTGTCGCAGTTCTAGCAGATACCGGCATGCCGGTCGGCGCTACATGGCGCCGTAGGTCGCGCCGCCGGAATGCGTACCGGCATCGTCCTGCACAGGCCGCTTGAACAGGTCCTGCCAGCGCGAACGGCCGGCGCGATTCTCCAGCAGCATCTTCTCGAACTCCGCCGGCACCACGGCCCTGGCAAACAGGAAGCCCTGGCCGTAATCGCAGCCGGCTGCTACCAGCAGCGCGAGCTGCTCGGGCGTTTCGATGCCTTCGGCAATGACCTTCAGGCCCAGCTTGTGGGCCATCACGATGATGGATTCGGCGATGGTGCGGCTGCCGGCATCGGTGGCTATCTCGCTGACGAAGGACTGGTCTATCTTCAGGTAGTCGATGTCGAACTTCATCAGATAGGCCATCGAGGAATAGCCGGTGCCGAAATCGTCGATGGCGACCTGGATGCCGGCGTCGCGGTATTCCAGCAGCTTGTTGGTGACGGTGGACGACGCATGCAGCAGCATGCCCTCGGTGATTTCAATGGAGATGCTGCTGCCGGGCACATTGGTGCGCTTCAGGTACTGCAGCCAGTCGGCGTCGTCGTTATGCGCCAGGAACTGGATCGGCGACTTGTTGACGCCGATCTGGAAGCGCTCGCCGATGCGTTCGCTCCATTGGCTGGAGCGGGAAGCGGCCTGCTTGAAAACCCAGTTGCCGATCTGGTTGATGATGCCGGTCTCCTCGGCCAGCGGGATGAAGCTGGTCGGCTCGACCAGCCCGAAGCGCGGATGCTGCCAGCGCAGCAGCGCCTCGGCCTTGAAGATGCCGCCGCTGCCCAGGTCCAGCACCGGCTGGTAATGCACCTCGAGCTGCCCGGCCTGCAGGGCGCTGCGCAGTTCGCTGGCCAGGCGCAGGCGCAGGTGCGCCTTTTCGTCCATCGCATAGGTGAAATAGCTGAACTGGTTCTTGCCGGCGTTCTTGGCGGCGTACATGGCCTGGTCGGCCTTGCGGATCAGCTCTTCCGAGGTGATGGCATCGTTGGGATAGATGGTCACGCCGATGCTGCCGGACATGTAGGCCACTTCCTTGCCGATATGGAAAGGGCTTTCCAGCGTCTCCAGGATTTTCTGGCATACATGCTCGACCCGGGCCGGGCTGTCGAGCGCGGTGAGAATGACGGTGAATTCGTCGCCGCCCAGCCGGGCCACGGTGTCGGCATCGCGCACGCAGCCCTTGATGCGGTTGGCCGCCTGCGCCAGCAGCGTGTCGCCGGCGTCGTGGCCGAGCAGGTCGTTGACCTGCTTGAAGCGGTCGAGATCGATGAACAGCAGCGCAACCTGCTGGCCGCTGCGGGCGGCCTTGCGCACTTCCTGATCCAGGCGGTCGCGGAACAGGCGGCGGTTGGGCAGGCCGGTCAGGGCGTCGAAGTTGGCATGGTGCCAGATCTTTTCATCGGCTTCCTTCCTGGCCGAGATGTCTTGCATGGTGCCAGTCATCAGCAATGGCCTGCCGTCGCTGTCGCGCGCCACGATGATGCCGCGCGACAGCATCCAGATCCAGGAGCCGTTCGGGCGCTGCACCCGGAAGTCGCAGGCATAGGCGCTTTCGCGGCCCTCGATGTAGGCGCGCAAGGCCATCCAGATGCGCGGCAGGTCGTCGGGGTGGATGCGCTTGCGCAGCGCTTCCTTGATATCACCGTTGCCATTGCATGCCACGCCGAGATTGAGCATGCGCTTGAGATGGTCGGAGAAGGTATAGACATCGCGCCGGATGTCCCAGTCCCAGATGCCTTCGCCCGAGCCCTCGATGGCCAGCTTCAGGCGTTCGTTGCTGATGCGCAGCGCATCCCGTATGCCCTGCTGCTCGGTGACGTCGCGCAGCAATACCTGGACAGCTGGCTGGTTTTCCCAGGTGATGAAGCCGGCCGACACCTGCACATGCACCTCGGCCCCATCGATGCGGCGCCAGCGCTGCTCCATCAGCGGCAAGCGGGGATGGCCGTCCTGCAAGGCATGCGCGATGCGCTCGCCGACGCTGTTGTGAAACTCCGGCGCGATGAAGGCGAACGGCGAATGCCCGACGATATCGCTGACGCTTTCCGCACCCAGCAGGGCTACCGCCGACTGGTTGGCATAGACGACGCGGTTGGCGACATTGACCAGCATCGCATCCGGGCTGAGCTCGGTGAGCATGCGGTAGCGCTCCTCGCTGGCGCGCAGGGCCGCTTCGCTTTCCTTGCGTTCGGTGACATCGAGCGACACGCCGTGGACGCGGGCGCTGCGTCCGGAACTGTCCTTGACCACGCCGCCGCGGTTGTACATCCAGCGCAGCTCGCCGCTGCCGTGGCGGCGGATGCGCAGTTCAATGTCGAGCTGCGCATCGGCCAGCGCCACCGCTTCCAGTTTCGAGGTCAGCATGGCCAGGTCTTCCGGCTCCACCATGCTGCTCCATTGGGCGCTGGTCAGCATGGTCTGCTCGGCCGGATAACCAAGCAGCGTCGCCATGCGCGGCGACACCGTGCAGTTGCCGCTGGCAAGGTCGATTTCCCATTTGCCGATGGCGCCGGCATCGGCCGCGAAGCGATGGAATTCCTCGCTCTCACGCAGCGCCGCTTCGGCCTGCCTGCGCTGGGTCAGGTCGACCGTGACCGCCAGCAGCGAGCGCGGACGGCCCTGGTCGTCGTCGAGCCGGGTCAGTGCGCTGTTGCAGAAGATGATGCTGCCGTCGCGGCGCAGATAGCGCTTGTCCAGCGCCACCTGCTCGACCCCGGCCAGCAGGCGCTGGACGGCTTCCATGCTGGGCGGCACATCCTCGGGATGCGTGACATCGACGATGCTGGCCGACAGCAGTTCCTGGCGCGAGCGGCCCAGCATCTGGCAGATGGTGTCGTTGACGCGCAGGAAGCGGCCGTCCAGCGACAGTTCCGACAGGCCGGCGGCGGCACGCGAAAAGATCGCCGACAGCCGCGCTTCGCTGTCGCGCAGAGCCTGCTCGGCCTGGCGACGGGCGCGCGTCTTTTCCGTCACATTCACGCCATAGCCCAGGAGCCAGGCGTTGCGGCCATCGGCGTCCACCAGCGGCGAGTAGACCACATCGATAAAGGTTTCCTCGGGCGCAGCGCCCGGCTCGGAGGCCAGCATGACGGCCATGTCGCGGCCCACGAAGGGCTCGCCGGTAGCACGCACCTGGGCCAGTACCGACTGGTAGCGCGCCGAACTCAGTTCCGGCACGGTGTCGAACAGCGGCCGGCCGATCAGGTCGCGATGGCCGACCATTCTGGCATAGGTCTCGTTGGCGAATTCCACCACGTAGGCCGGCCCGCGCAGCACATGCACGAAGGAGGGGGAGCGGCGGAACACTTCCTCCAGCAACTGCAGGCGGTCGGCATGCAGCACCGCGCTGCGCCGGGCGCGTTCGGCCTGCATTGCGCCGCCCTGGTCGGGCTGGCCGGTGTCCTGCAGCAGGATCAGCATGCCGCCCAGGCCGCCATCCTCGGCCGGCACCGGCGTGCAGGTCATGCTGAACAGGCCGGACTCCTCGCTGTCGCCGACGAAGACGGGCAGCGATTGCTGGTGGAAGGTGCGTGACTGGCTGCGGCCGGTGAGCGTATCGATGACGGAGGCGCCAAGCTCCCACCGCTGCGGCCAGTGGCTCTGGAACGGCTGGCCCAACATGTCCGGCGCGGTATGGCCGAGCAGGCGGCGGCAGGGGTCGTTGAGAAATTGCACCAGCCGGTCGCCCCACAGCAGCACCGCCGGCACCGGCAGGCGCAGCATCAGGTCGACGGTGGCCCGCAATACGGGCGACCATGTTGCGACCGGGCCGAGCAGGGTGCCGCCCCAGTCATGGCCACGTATGCGCTCCCCCATATCGCCGCCATCCGACGGCCAGATCGCATGATTCGTTTTATCAGTCTGCTTCATTTCATGGCGTACTTGTCTCGCTCGCCTGACGGCTGTGCAGGCGAACGTGCGGCAGAACTCATCGCGACGCGTCATGCACTCGTACGCTCCTGAAAGCAATACAAGGCTTTCCGTAGGACGATACCGAAAAGCATATTGCTCTACAGTCAGTCTGGACTACTACTTTTGGTAAAAGTTCCAACGCTGGCGGTGATCATTTGCCCACAGGAAGCGCACATTGATTCATGGCTACGTTGCACCGCTTCAACGCGGTACGCTGCCGCATGTCAATCTCAGGACGGGCTAATTACCAGGCGCGCCAGAAGCGCTTCCAGCGCCGGATGATCGGGTAGGCGAATGCCGAATGATTCGGTTAGCAATTGCCGCAGGCTTTCAGGGTGTTCAATCATGCTGACCATGCTGCCGCCCACTTCATGCACGGTGTACCGGTTGTTGAGCAGCGAATGGCGGCGGCCCGGCTCGGCCCGCGCCGCCATGAGCCTGCTGACGAAAGGCGACTGCGGATAGTGGGCGAGGTACCAGTTGGCCATGGCGAAGTCGGGCGGCAGCTGGGTGCGCAGGTCGAAGGCGTACAACGGGCGCCAGCCCTCCGGCAGTTCGGCTTCGAGCCGATAACCATCGTCAATGGGCTCGAGGCGAAAGCGGCCATGCGGCGTGTGCTGCGGCAGATGCGGCACCAGCCGCAGCGGGGCCGAGAGCGTCATGCCGCCGAAGCCGGCATCGGCGATCCATGGCTCGCCGTCGAGTTCGACCTGGAGCAGCATGTGGGTGCGCGGACTGACCACGCCCGGCGGCACATTCCACGACACCCGCGCGGCCAGCGGGCGCACGGCAAAGCCGAGTTCGGCCAAGGCATGCTGCAGCAGGGTGTTGTGCTCGAAGCACCAGCCGCCGCGGCCATCGGCAAGCAGCTTCTGGCGCAGCGCCGGCAAGTCCAGCGCCACCTCCATGCCCAGCAGGGGCGACAGGTTTTCGAAAGGGATGGCGTCGACATGCAGCGCGTGGATGGCGCGCAGCGTTGGCAGGTCGGGGCCGGGCTGCGGGCCGCGATAGCCGATGCGGCGCAGGTAGGCGTCAAGGTTCGTCGAAGTGTGCGGCACCATGGTTCTCCATTGGACGATGGCTGGGATTATGCGGCAAGGCGTCAATGTGTCCATGAATCGCGGTGATCTATGCGGCCGGCCTGGTTACCGACCTGCTTTCCGCTGCAGATGGCGTGGTCGTGGCTTCGGGCGCGATCCCGGCGTCGCCGCAGCGGCATGACATCCTTCCATTCGTTAACCAAGGACACCGCCGTGATTTCACTTGCCAGGCTTCGCTTTCTTCCCTTCCTTCTTTCCGCACTCCTCGCCGTCGCCGCCTGCGCAGGCCAGCCGCAGGCAGCAGAGCCCGTGCTGGCGCTGGCAAGGCAGCACGAGGCGCCGCTGCTGGAAACGCTGCGGACCCTGTGCAGCATTGAATCGGGCAGCCGCGACATCGATGGGCTGGAGAAGGCGGCGCAGCTCGTCGCCAAGCGCCTGAAGGCGCTGGGTGGCGAGGTGGAGCTGGTGGATGGAAACAAGGACGTCTACCCCATGGCGCACACGCCGGAGAAGGTTGGCCGCACCGTGCGCGCCACATTCCGGGGCACTGGCAGCAGGAAAATCCTGATGCTGGCCCACATGGATACGGTGTACCTGAAAGGCACGCTTGAAAAGCAGCCATTCCGCATCGAGGGCGACAAGGCTTATGGCCTGGCGATTGCCGACGACAAGCAGGGCATTGCCACCATCTTCCATACGGTTGCCATGCTCAAGGAGCTGAAGTTTGACGACTACGGCACCCTGACGGTGCTGATCAATGGCGACGAGGAAATTGGCTCGCCCGGCTGGGCGCAGAGCATGACGTGACGATGTCCTTCGAGTCTTCCAGCAGCACATCGGGCAAACTGTCGCTGGCCACGGCAGGCAGCGCCGCGGTGACTCTGGACGTACAGGGACGCGCGTCGCATGCCGGCGTGGCGCCGGAAAAGGGCGTCAATGCGCTGTATGAAATGGCGCACCAGATCATGCAGATGCGCAGGCTATCGGACCCACAGACCGGCGTGAAGCTGAACTGGACGCTGGGCAGGGCCGGCAGCACCCGCAATGTCATTCCCGATACGGCACAGGCGCAGGCCGATGTGCGGGTGCTGCGCGTGGCTGACTATGACGACATCGAGCGCCGGGTGCGGGAAATCAGCGCGCATAAACTCCTGCCCGAATCCACCGTCCATGTCGGCTTCGAGCGTCGCCACCCGCCGCTGGAAGCATCGGCCGCTTCGCGGGCGCTGGCGGCGCATGCGCAGCAGGCGTACCGCGAGATCGGCCGCGAACTGGTGCTGGAGAAGGTTGCCGAAGGCGGCGGCACCGACGCAGCCTACGCGGCCCAGGGCAACAGCCGGGCAGTGGTCGAGCGTTTCGGCCTGCGCGGCCACGGCGCGCATACGAAGGATGACGAGTACATTCTGGTCGAGAGCATCGTACCGCGCCTTTACCTGGCTACAGGGATGGTGATGGACGTGGCCACAGGCAGGGCGGGGTTATAGATGCGGGCAGTGAGGCAAGGTCAGGCCCAGACTGCGATAGCCGATGCAACGCAGCTTGGGCATCGATGTGGGACGTGCATGCGACATGGGTTGTCCCCATGGATAAGCAGTATTGTCATGGCAGGTTAGCGTCATCCGGATACATGCGGTTATCTTCACGAATTCACGAGGGCAAGCGCTGGAAATTGCCGGAACGGTATGGCATTCTTTTCACCCTTCCAAAAAGAACATCCGCCATGACAACCTCCATCAAGCTCCGCATTCTTCCTCTTATTGTATCGGCCGCCCTGGGCGCGGCTGCGTTCGCAGCGCAGGCCCAGCCGCTCGAGCCGGTGCTGGCGCAGGCAAAGCAGCACAAGGCGCCGCTGCTCGAGACCCTGAAGGAACTGTGCAATATCGAATCCGGCAGCCGCGACCTCGAAGGACTGGACAAGGTCGCCAACCTGATCGCCGGCCGCCTCAAGGCGCTGGGCGGCGAGGTGCAGCTGGTCGACGTCAGCAACGACATCTACCGCATGCAGGACACGCCGGAGAAGGTGGGCCGCGTGGTGCGCGCCACCTTCAAGGGCCGCGGCACGAAGAACATCATGATGCTGGCGCACATGGATACGGTCTACCTGAAGGGCATGCTGGAGAAGCAGCCGTTCCGCGTCGAGGGCGACAAGGCGTATGGCCTGGCGATCGCCGACGACAAGCAGGGCATCGCCACCATCATCCACACGGTTGCCATGCTGAAGGAACTGAAGTTTGACGACTACGGCACCCTGACGGTGCTGATCAATGCCGACGAGGAGATCAGCTCGCCCGGCTCGCGCAAGCTCATCGCCAAACTGGGCGCGGAACATGACGTGACGATGTCCTTCGAGGCCTCGCGCAGCAACTCGGACAAGCTGTCGCTGGCTACTGCCGGCATCGGCTCGGTCACGCTCGATGTGCAGGGACGCGCCTCTCATGCCGGCTCGGCGCCGGAGAAGGGCGTCAATGCGCTGTATGAAATGGCGCACCAGGTCACGCAGATGAGCAAGTTCTCCAATGCCGAGACCGGCGTGAAGATGAACTGGACGCTGGCCAAGGCCGGCACCAACCGCAACGTGATTCCCGACCAGGCGCAGGCCGAGGCCGACGTGCGCGTGCTGCGCGCGGCAGACTACGACAACATCGAGCGCCAGGTGCAGGAACGCAGCGCGCAGAAGCTGCTGCCCGAGTCCAAGGTCACGGCCGTGTTCGAGCGCCGCCGTCCGCCGCTGGAGGCGTCAGCCGCGTCCAGGGCGCTGGCCTCCCATGCCCAGGCGGTCTACCGCGAGATCGGCCGCGAGCTGGTGGTGGACCCGGTGGCCGAAGGCGGCGGCACCGATGCGGCCTTCGCCGCGCAGGGCAACAGCAAGGCGGTGGTGGAGCGCTTCGGCCTGCAGGGCTTTGGCGCGCATACCAAGGATGCCGAATACATCCTGGTCGACAGCA
Coding sequences within:
- a CDS encoding glutamate carboxypeptidase produces the protein MTTSIKLRILPLIVSAALGAAAFAAQAQPLEPVLAQAKQHKAPLLETLKELCNIESGSRDLEGLDKVANLIAGRLKALGGEVQLVDVSNDIYRMQDTPEKVGRVVRATFKGRGTKNIMMLAHMDTVYLKGMLEKQPFRVEGDKAYGLAIADDKQGIATIIHTVAMLKELKFDDYGTLTVLINADEEISSPGSRKLIAKLGAEHDVTMSFEASRSNSDKLSLATAGIGSVTLDVQGRASHAGSAPEKGVNALYEMAHQVTQMSKFSNAETGVKMNWTLAKAGTNRNVIPDQAQAEADVRVLRAADYDNIERQVQERSAQKLLPESKVTAVFERRRPPLEASAASRALASHAQAVYREIGRELVVDPVAEGGGTDAAFAAQGNSKAVVERFGLQGFGAHTKDAEYILVDSIEPRLYLAARMVMDVAAGKVK